The following proteins are encoded in a genomic region of Hemibagrus wyckioides isolate EC202008001 linkage group LG29, SWU_Hwy_1.0, whole genome shotgun sequence:
- the cisd2 gene encoding CDGSH iron-sulfur domain-containing protein 2, which translates to MVLETISKIIKVQLPAYLKKLPLPDTIGGFARLTVSEWLRLLPLLGILALLGYLTIRPFLPKKKKQRDCLINLKIQKENPKVVNEIDIEDLRSTNVCYCRCWRSKTFPVCDKSHIKHNELTGDNVGPLILKKKIL; encoded by the exons ATGGTTTTAGAGACGATTTCCAAAATTATTAAAGTGCAGCTTCCGGCATATCTGAAGAAGTTACCGCTGCCGGACACCATCGGAGGATTCGCGAGACTCACag tgtcagAGTGGCTCCGCCTCCTCCCCCTGCTCGGGATACTGGCTCTGCTGGGTTACCTGACCATCAGGCCTTTCTTGcccaagaagaagaaacagagagactgcCTCATCAACCTGAAGATCCAGAAGGAGAACCCGAAAGTGGTGAATGAGATCGATATCGAAGACCTGAGGAGCACCAACGTCTGCTACTGCCGCTGCTGGAGATCCAAaacg tttcCTGTTTGCGATAAATCACACATAAAGCACAACGAGCTGACGGGAGACAACGTCGGGCCTCTGATCCTCAAGAAGAAAATTCTATAA
- the LOC131349143 gene encoding natural killer cell receptor 2B4-like → MMLRRNGNMLLNILTEIRTLRTLLLLLCCLLCEAGDETVTLQEVEGTTITLHTGITGIQSDAKIQWIYGPEKAEETILFSQVFKGETVTEISERFKERLQLDRISGALTIRNISRTDSGVYLFQVLTGRFSSRTFSVSVYAPVSAPVIRNQRGNRSAISTEPCFLLCTVENGEDVNLSWYRENERISITNNTDLSVPLNLSLQIQHHDKNTNTYICVSANPVSYKTTSLNTTQLCYHNSGRKLQNNG, encoded by the exons ATGATGTTGAGGAGAAACGGAAACATGCTGCTGAATATTTTAACAGAAATCAGGACTCTCAGGACTCTTCTTCTCCTGCTGTGCT GTTTACTGTGTGAAGCTGGAGACGAGACGGTCACACTGCAGGAAGTGGAAGGAACCACTATAACTCTCCATACTGGGATAACTGGAATTCAGAGTGATGCTAAGATTCAGTGGATTTATGGACCTGAGAAAGCAGAGGAAACAATATTGTTCAGTCAGGTGTTTAAAGGAGAAACTGTTACAGAAATCAGTGAGAGATTTAAAGAGCGACTGCAGCTGGACAGAATCAGTGGAGCTTTAACCATCAGGAACATCAGCAGAACTGATTCTGGAGTTTATTTATTCCAAGTTCTTACTGGACGTTTTTCATCTAGGactttcagtgtcagtgtttatg CTCCAGTATCAGCTCCAGTAATAAGAAATCAAAGAGGAAACCGAAGTGCGATTTCCACAGAGCCGTGTTTCCTCCTGTGCACTGTGGAGAATGGAGAAGATGTGAATTTATCCTGgtacagagagaatgagagaatctCCATCACCAATAACACAGATCTCAGTGTTCCCCTCAATCTCTCACTTCAAATACAACACCATGACAAGAACACTAACACTTACATCTGTGTGTCTGCAAACCCTGTCAGCTATAAAACAACTTCTCTCAACACCACACAGCTCTGTTATCACAACTCAG GAAGAAAACTCCAGAATAATGGATGA